A stretch of the Lolium perenne isolate Kyuss_39 chromosome 3, Kyuss_2.0, whole genome shotgun sequence genome encodes the following:
- the LOC127344202 gene encoding protein PSK SIMULATOR 1 has translation MGGICSKGSAVDKSPSDTTLGPDRVIHDHDRGAAKEDRKTAVVLEEAAAKRTHEQHPPQQQQAPQQQQPPVLDLETAAGGPSGGAGAAPWDGVPSLARQQSQKSGMGMARAGAAKVSHLGTVGLGKAVDVLDTLGSSMTNLNANSGFGSGTATKGSKISILAFEVANTIVKGCNLMRALSKESIKHLKEVVLHSEGVQNLVAKDMDELLKIAASDKRDELKVFSTEVVRFGNRCKDPQWHNLDRYFDKLSSERTPQHHLKEEAESVMQKLVTCVQYTAELYHEMHALDRFEQDYQRKQHEEDGSSGVVQRGDSLHILKQEVKSQQKHVKSLKKKSLWSKSLEEVMEKLVDIVHFLHLEIHNTFGWPDSEESQEPTKRRNRLGPAGLALHYANIISQIDALVSRSASVPPNTRDSLYQSLPPTIKSALRSKLHPSGVKEELTVAQIKAEMEKTLRWLVPVANNTTKAHHGFGWVGEWANTGSEVNCKPTGQMDLTRIETLHHADRDKTETYILDLVIWLQYLISQSRTANGERSPIKSPVRSPTQRGSTLSLYSNKASSSSSPVLTPEDQEMLRDVKFRKFVPGISKSQEFDTKARHSKQSKLIKSNSHSPSSGNRKEFLSIRSLLPVIDFEIDRTKALDMIDNLKVK, from the exons ATGGGGGGCATCTGCTCCAAGGGATCGGCGGTGGACAAGTCGCCCAGCGACACCACGCTCGGCCCGGACCGGGTCATCCACGACCACGACCGTGGCGCCGCCAAGGAGGACAGGAAGACGGCGGTCGTGCTGGAAGAGGCTGCCGCCAAGCGGACGCACGAGCAACATCCGCCACAGCAACAACAAGcaccgcagcagcagcagcccccCGTCCTGGACCTGGAAACCGCGGCCGGTGGACCCAGCGGTGGCGCTGGGGCGGCGCCGTGGGACGGCGTGCCTTCGCTGGCGCGCCAGCAGTCGCAGAAATCCGGGATGGGGATGGCCAGAGCTGGCGCCGCCAAG GTTTCACACTTGGGTACTGTTGGGCTCGGGAAAGCAGTGGATGTACTGGACACACTTGGCAGTAGCATGACAAATTTGAATGCAAATAGTGGTTTTGGATCAGGCACTGCAACAAAGGGCAGCAAAATATCCATTTTGGCATTTGAGGTTGCTAATACCATAGTGAAAGGTTGCAATTTGATGCGAGCTCTTTCGAAAGAGAGCATAAAGCATTTAAAAGAAGTGGTGCTTCACTCAGAAGGCGTTCAAAATCTTGTAGCCAAAGATATGGATGAATTACTGAAGATCGCTGCTTCTGACAAAAG GGACGAGTTGAAAGTGTTCTCTACAGAAGTTGTTCGCTTTGGAAACCGTTGCAAGGATCCTCAGTGGCACAACTTGGACCGCTACTTTGACAA GTTGTCATCAGAGCGCACTCCTCAACATCACTTGAAAGAAGAGGCAGAATCAGTGATGCAGAAATTGGTGACTTGTGTTCAATATACAGCT gAACTATACCATGAAATGCATGCCCTGGACAGATTTGAACAGGATTATCAACGTAAACAACATGAAGAGGACGGTTCAAGTGGTGTTGTCCAAAGAG GTGATAGCCTGCACATTCTAAAGCAGGAGGTGAAAAGCCAACAGAAGCATGTTAAAAGTTTGAAGAAGAAGTCTCTCTGGTCCAAGAGTTTGGAAGAG GTTATGGAAAAACTTGTAGACATTGTACACTTCTtgcatctggagatccataatacctTTGGGTGGCCAG ATAGTGAAGAATCACAGGAACCTACTAAGCGACGTAATAGATTGGGTCCAGCCGGACTTGCGCTGCATTATGCCAATATCATCAGTCAGATCGATGCTCTT GTTTCTCGGTCAGCTTCTGTTCCTCCAAACACAAGGGATTCATTATACCAGAGTTTGCCACCGACCATAAAATCTGCTCTCCGTTCTAAGCTACATCCATCTGGAGTCAAGGAAGAG CTTACTGTAGCTCAAATCAAGGCGGAAATGGAGAAGACTCTACGGTGGCTTGTCCCGGTTGCAAATAACACCACAAA GGCTCACCATGGTTTTGGTTGGGTTGGAGAGTGGGCAAATACAGG GTCAGAAGTGAACTGCAAGCCGACAGGGCAGATGGACCTCACCCGAATTGAGACACTACATCATGCTGACAGGGACAAGACCGAAACATATATCCTTGATCTTGTCATATGGCTTCAGTATCTTATCAGTCAATCCAGAACCGCTAATGGCGAGCGATCTCCCATCAAGTCTCCAGTTCGATCTCCTACACAAAGGGGCTCCACGCTCTCATTGTATTCAAACAAAGCCAGCAGTTCATCGTCGCCTGTTCTGACACCagaagatcaagagatgttaagggaTGTCAAGTTCAGGAAATTCGTCCCTGGTATAAGCAAAAGCCAAGAGTTTGACACAAAGGCAAGACATAGCAAACAGAGCAAGTTGATCAAAAGCAACAGCCATTCACCAAGCAGTGGCAACAGGAAAGAATTCCTATCAATCAGGAGCCTGCTTCCCGTCATCGACTTTGAAATCGATAGGACCAAAGCTCTGGATATGATCGACAATCTAAAAGTGAAGTGA
- the LOC127344203 gene encoding uncharacterized protein, protein MDGSDELQCVGRLEITAPPPARYLRVGSLPVPTDDSACLPALLPSSASPTGTGAPRYQMLPLETDLNTLPVIPNLPEKVFPTDAKSTEGLRFGSGLFNQNLSRKCEALAVSGLSEYGDEIDVIAPTDILKQIFKIPYSKAQVSIAVSRIGDTLILNTGPDVDEGEKIFRRQNNQPKGSDPSILKNFAMHSVRAEACDCPPSHQPSQDNQTASMLHGPFGHGEGSIDSPSSSNLSTSQYLDQNISKNRKPSHGTCESLYFGARKNNQKVPGSDPIRKTTRVGENPRSDVQESEKSRRVGNNGFRKVCFWQFHNFHILLGSDLLIFSNEEYMAVSLHLWDVSRQVTPLNWLEAWLDNVMASVPELAICYHQNGVVQGYELLKNDDIFLLKGVSDDGTPAFHPQVVQQNGLAVLRFLQNNCKQDPGAYWLYKGADEDVVQLYDLSMLPEKHTAGDHRSSPVSSLMNKGRRESLFSLGTLLYRVAHRMSLSQVPSNRAKCAKFFRKCLDFLSKQDHLVVRAYAHEQFARLILKCYEELELTTESFLLESEVTLTDLDDESPELSLPNLPSKQDGVLTETRKDEPAAVDSMLEYSHSESSPRHVDIGSAYSTAKGDVSEDSLLMCQAGTSEMSKTIADAISSKLAAIHHVTQAIKSLRWNRQLQNTQEDCVDSADTIWERPVDLSLCRCGDVDCIEVCDIREWLPKLKMDHKLWKLALLLGESYLALGEAYKNDGQLHRTLKVVELACMVYGSMPKHLDGDEFISSISNSSLCPKDCDLNPSLALDEAEYFETAKCVNYEISAQQLPPNYLFWANAWMLVGDVYAEYHRLGSHQAPKLREQKLDGEVRMSNEVAMEVKRLKRKLGKDKQNCGTCSLINCSCQSDRANTGSSASSSSPEASTLYGRKKNKKASGRNIRSQFKETKESPNTEEAIESSEKMQNCGNDACVEKSSVANVEFDHDHAMENQSSNADSTPDKSSEDIPSVRGGGIFKYLAGPKPGDAEYNLSSAIHCYGAAKGALFTFPVRSAEFSTILKKSGWAFNELGRIRLESGNSSSAEIAFADAIRAFQDVSDHTNVILINCNLAHGRRALAEKLASRIEEFQMYDLPEGSYMQSVKSAKSEYFQAINYYTAAKKQLRYAIAESEVDKALHNEVYTQYAHTHLRLGMLLARESFLTGSYEGGLVDESSNRTVLEISASDAFREALSTYESLGELRKQEAAFGHFQLGCYQRDLCLKFLDLVDKEVKQKNEDKYRQKAKWYGSLAEKNWQKALEFYGPKTHPTMFLNILMAQSSLVTNISNSFHSSATLEAALMHLLEGRHVVEANEEYSNDVNLDIKPKFWTQLQSLLKSMLAASLPGICTGRPAASAGQANSSSRGDAAKLKEMYRLSLKSTSLGQLHALHKLWVA, encoded by the exons ATGGACGGGTCGGACGAGCTGCAGTGCGTGGGGCGGCTGGAGATCACGGCTCCGCCGCCGGCGCGCTACCTCCGCGTGGGCTCCCTCCCCGTCCCCACCGACGACTCCGCCTGCCTCCCCGCCCTCCTCCCCTCCTCCGCTTCCCC GACTGGGACTGGAGCTCCACGGTACCAAATGCTTCCGCTGGAGACTGATCTGAACACACTCCCCGTGATTCCAAACCTCCCAGAGAAGGTTTTCCCGACGGATGCGAAGAGTACTGAAG GATTACGATTCGGAAGCGGACTATTCAACCAAAACTTATCAAGGAAGTGTGAAGCACTAGCTGTGTCAGGCCTATCCGAATATGGCGATGAAATAGATGTAATTGCTCCAACTGATATTCTGAAGCAGATCTTCAAAATACCTTACTCCAAGGCACAAGTATCTATCGCTGTTAGCCGTATTGGAGACACTCTCATTTTGAACACAGG GCCTGATGTTGATGAAGGTGAGAAGATATTTAGAAGACAGAATAACCAACCTAAAGGATCTGATCCTTCAATATTAAAGAATTTCGCGATGCACTCTGTGAGGGCAGAGGCTTGTGATTGCCCACCAAGTCATCAACCATCGCAAGACAACCAAACAGCATCGATGTTGCATGGACCTTTCGGTCATGGGGAGGGTTCCATTGATTCGCCCTCCTCATCTAATCTTAGCACATCACAGTATTTGGATCAGAATATCAGTAAAAATAGAAAACCGTCACATGGTACCTGCGAAAGTCTGTACTTCGGTGCAAGGAAAAATAATCAAAAAGTTCCAGGATCCGATCCCATTCGGAAAACTACCCGTGTTGGTGAAAACCCCAGAAGTGATGTTCAAGAATCTGAGAAAAGTAGGAGAGTGGGGAATAATGGATTTCGGAAAGTTTGCTTTTGGCAGTTCCACAATTTCCATATTCTCTTAGGTAGTGACTTGCTTATATTCAGCAACGAGGAATATATGGCAGTGAGCTTGCATCTATGGGATGTTTCGAGACAG GTTACTCCACTGAACTGGCTAGAAGCTTGGCTTGATAATGTAATGGCAAGTGTGCCAGAGTTGGCCATATGTTATCATCAGAATGGTGTTGTCCAAGGCTATGAGCTTCTAAAAAATGATGATATATTTTTACTCAAGGGGGTGTCCGATGATGGTACACCTGCATTTCATCCACAGGTTGTCCAGCAAAATGGCCTGGCTGTTCTGAGGTTCCTTCAGAATAACTGTAAGCAAGACCCTGGTGCATATTGG CTCTACAAAGGTGCCGATGAAGATGTTGTGCAGTTATATGACCTTTCTATGTTACCGGAAAAACATACTGCTGGTGATCACAGATCTAGTCCCGTGTCCTCATTAATGAACAAGGGGAGAAGGGAGTCACTTTTCTCTCTGGGAACACTCCTCTATCGTGTTGCTCACAGGATGTCTTTATCCCAG GTACCTAGTAATAGAGCAAAATGTGCGAAGTTCTTCAGAAAATGTTTAGACTTCCTCAGCAAGCAGGATCACCTG GTTGTCCGGGCATATGCACATGAACAGTTTGCAAGGCTCATCCTTAAATGTTATGAGGAGTTGGAACTGACAACTGAGTCATTTCTGCTTGAATCGGAAGTTACTCTTACTGACTTAGATGATGAATCTCCAGAGTTGAGCCTTCCGAATTTACCATCAAAGCAAGATGGTGTATTGACAGAGACTAGGAAGGATGAGCCAGCGGCTGTAGATAGTATGTTGGAGTATTCGCATTCAGAATCCTCACCTCGTCATGTTGATATTGGTTCTGCGTATTCAACCGCAAAAGGAGATGTTTCCGAGGATAGCTTGCTGATGTGTCAGGCTGGAACCTCTGAGATGTCAaaaaccattgctgatgcaatctCCTCTAAGTTAGCAGCCATACATCACGTAACACAAGCTATTAAATCCCTCAGATGGAACCGGCAGCTCCAGAACACTCAAGAAGATTGTGTTGACAGCGCAGACACCATTTGGGAGAGACCTGTTGATTTGTCTTTATGTAGATGTGGTGATGTTGATTGCATTGAAGTTTGTGACATTAGGGAGTGGCTACCAAAATTGAAAATGGACCATAAATTGTGGAAGCTTGCTCTTCTGCTTGGGGAATCTTATCTGGCACTTGGAGAAGCATACAAAAATGATGGGCAGCTTCATCGCACTCTGAAAGTTGTGGAATTAGCTTGTATGGTTTATGGATCTATGCCTAAACATCTCGATGGTGATGAATTCATCTCATCCATTTCCAATAGTTCACTGTGTCCTAAAGATTGTGATCTAAACCCGAGTCTTGCATTGGATGAGGCAGAATATTTTGAGACAGCAAAATGTGTCAATTATGAAATCTCTGCTCAACAGTTGCCTCCTAATTATTTATTTTGGGCCAATGCCTGGATGCTCGTAGGTGACGTCTATGCAGAATATCACCGATTGGGTAGCCATCAAGCACCGAAGTTGCGAGAACAGAAGCTCGATGGCGAAGTTAGAATGTCAAATGAAGTTGCGATGGAAGTCAAACGGCTTAAGAGAAAATTAGGAAAAGATAAGCAGAATTGTGGAACATGCTCGCTGATAAACTGTAGCTGCCAAAGTGATAGGGCAAATACTGGCAGTAGTGCAAGCAGTAGCAGTCCTGAGGCCTCTACATTGTatggaagaaagaaaaataaaaaagcaTCTGGCAGGAACATTCGTTCACAGTTTAAAGAAACTAAAGAGAGCCCTAATACAGAGGAAGCTATTGAAAGTTCTGAAAAAATGCAGAACTGTGGGAATGATGCTTGTGTTGAGAAAAGCTCAGTAGCAAATGTTGAATTTGATCATGATCACGCTATGGAAAATCAGTCAAGCAATGCTGACAGTACTCCTGATAAATCTAGCGAAGATATTCCCAGTGTGAGGGGTGGTGGTATTTTCAAGTACCTTGCAGGTCCTAAACCAGGAGATGCCGAATACAACTTGTCTTCTGCTATTCACTGCTATGGTGCAGCTAAGGGAGCCCTGTTTACATTTCCTGTCCGCTCAGCAGAATTTTCTACCATCCTTAAGAAAAGTGGTTGGGCATTCAATGAACTGGGCCGCATTAGACTTGAGAGTGGAAATTCGAGTAGTGCTGAGATTGCTTTTGCTGATGCCATTAGAGCATTTCAAGATGTCTCTGATCACACAAATGTTATATTAATCAACTGTAACTTGGCTCATGGTAGAAGAGCTTTAGCAGAGAAATTGGCATCAAGGATAGAAGAATTTCAGATGTATGATCTTCCTGAAGGCTCATATATGCAATCTGTGAAGTCTGCCAAATCGGAATATTTTCAAGCAATAAACTACTACACGGCAGCTAAGAAGCAACTGAGGTATGCTATTGCTGAGAGTGAGGTTGATAAAGCACTCCACAACGAAGTTTACACCCAGTATGCCCACACCCACCTGAGGCTTGGAATGCTTTTGGCAAGGGAAAGCTTCTTAACTGGCAGCTATGAAGGTGGGCTTGTTGATGAATCATCTAATAGAACAGTTCTCGAGATTTCAGCAAGTGATGCTTTTCGGGAGGCTTTGTCTACATATGAATCCCTTGGTGAACTTCGCAAACAGGAGGCTGCTTTTGGCCATTTTCAACTTGGTTGCTATCAAAGGGACCTGTGCTTGAAGTTCCTGGATTTGGTTGACAAGGAAGTCAAACAGAAGAATGAGGATAAATATCGTCAGAAAGCTAAGTGGTACGGTTCACTGGCAGAGAAGAACTGGCAAAAGGCTTTAGAATTCTATGGTCCAAAGACACATCCTACCATGTTTCTTAACATCCTTATGGCGCAAtcttcccttgttactaacatctcCAATTCGTTTCACTCTAGTGCG ACGCTTGAAGCTGCGCTGATGCACTTGCTGGAAGGGCGCCATGTGGTCGAAGCAAACGAGGAATACTCAAACGACGTGAACCTGGACATAAAGCCTAAGTTTTGGACCCAGCTGCAGAGCCTGCTGAAGAGCATGCTGGCAGCATCACTGCCCGGCATCTGCACAGGCAGGCCAGCAGCTTCTGCCGGTCAGGCCAACAGCAGCAGCAGAGGAGATGCCGCAAAGCTGAAGGAGATGTATCGTCTGTCTCTAAAATCTACCTCTCTGGGACAGCTGCACGCGTTGCACAAGCTTTGGGTCGCCTAA